The Flavobacterium sp. 123 genome contains a region encoding:
- a CDS encoding glycosyltransferase family 4 protein, which produces MQYIIVAILFVILELVYFKIADFFNIIDKPNHRSSHTTVTLRGGGIIFPVAVVVAFIMGYVSVPVLTAVVLVSIVSFIDDIYPLPTLPRFLSHLIAVLLLLFDLNLFGIEFWIIPISIVLLIGWINAFNFMDGINGITVLYAMVSLLTFGYLYQNEDQFPVFILMGISCLVFGFFNIRKKAKTFAGDVGSISMAVFLAYFMLKLIFEKQQIGYLLFFSVYGIDAIVTILYRIKNKENILQPHRSHLYQYLSNEMQWSHVSVSLLYAVIQLAINCCVILFINKGYMSPMIFLLTGLVLMAVYWRIRIKVLSIMRLKSV; this is translated from the coding sequence ATGCAATATATTATAGTAGCTATATTATTTGTTATTCTTGAACTTGTTTATTTCAAAATAGCAGATTTCTTTAATATTATAGATAAACCCAATCATCGTTCTTCTCATACTACAGTTACGTTGCGAGGAGGAGGGATTATTTTTCCTGTTGCGGTAGTAGTCGCTTTTATTATGGGATATGTTTCTGTTCCTGTTTTAACAGCTGTTGTATTAGTTTCAATTGTGAGTTTTATTGATGATATATATCCTTTGCCAACTTTACCAAGGTTTTTGTCTCATCTTATAGCAGTATTATTATTGCTGTTTGATTTAAATTTGTTTGGAATTGAATTTTGGATTATTCCTATAAGTATTGTTTTGCTTATCGGTTGGATTAATGCCTTTAATTTCATGGATGGGATAAACGGAATAACTGTTTTATATGCGATGGTTAGTCTCCTTACTTTTGGGTATTTGTACCAAAATGAAGATCAATTTCCGGTATTTATTCTAATGGGAATTTCCTGTTTAGTTTTTGGTTTTTTCAATATTAGAAAGAAAGCCAAAACATTTGCTGGCGATGTAGGGAGTATTTCTATGGCTGTGTTTTTGGCGTATTTCATGTTGAAACTGATTTTTGAAAAACAACAAATAGGATATCTGCTATTCTTTTCAGTATATGGAATTGATGCTATTGTCACTATTTTATATCGTATAAAAAATAAAGAAAATATTTTGCAACCTCATAGAAGCCATTTGTATCAATATTTATCGAATGAAATGCAATGGTCTCATGTTAGCGTTTCCTTACTTTATGCTGTAATACAATTAGCTATAAATTGTTGCGTAATACTATTTATAAATAAAGGTTATATGTCACCCATGATTTTCTTACTGACTGGATTGGTATTAATGGCGGTTTATTGGAGAATCAGAATCAAAGTGCTTTCCATCATGAGGCTCAAATCAGTCTAA
- a CDS encoding sugar transferase yields the protein MSKRIFDILFAIIGLLFIGWIILLFFILATIDTKQNGFFIQERIGRHGKKFKIYKLRTIKSDRFGTPIISFLGNFLRKSKIDEFPQLYNVLINDMSFVGPRPDVAGYYDVLEGENRKLLELKPGITGPASLIYSNEDSLLLENENPKEYNDEVIFPNKIKLNLEYYHNHSFFGDSVIIIKTVLGIKGPIL from the coding sequence ATGAGTAAAAGAATTTTTGACATTCTTTTTGCAATAATAGGATTGCTATTCATTGGTTGGATAATACTTCTTTTTTTTATTTTGGCAACAATTGATACGAAGCAAAATGGTTTTTTTATTCAGGAAAGAATTGGTCGTCATGGCAAAAAGTTTAAAATATATAAACTACGAACAATCAAATCAGATCGTTTCGGAACGCCAATCATTTCCTTTTTAGGGAATTTTCTCAGAAAGTCAAAAATAGATGAGTTTCCACAACTTTATAATGTTTTGATAAATGACATGAGTTTTGTGGGACCAAGACCTGATGTTGCAGGATACTATGATGTATTAGAAGGGGAGAATAGAAAACTGCTGGAATTAAAACCAGGAATTACCGGGCCTGCAAGTCTTATTTACAGCAATGAAGATTCCTTATTGTTAGAAAATGAAAATCCAAAGGAGTACAACGATGAAGTTATTTTTCCGAATAAGATAAAGTTGAATTTGGAGTATTATCACAATCATTCTTTTTTTGGAGATAGTGTTATAATTATAAAAACTGTTTTAGGAATTAAAGGTCCTATATTATAA
- a CDS encoding DegT/DnrJ/EryC1/StrS aminotransferase family protein, with protein MSNPKISLSSPHMGGDEQKFIQEAFDNNWIAPNGPGIFSFENDIENYLENVNVTALNSGTAAIHLGLVLLGVKKGDEVLVQTHTHVASVNPIIYQGATPVFIDSEVDTWNLCPVFLEKAITDRISKGQKPKAIIAVHIYGIPYKIEAIRTVADKYNIPILEDSAEALGSSYKGQKCGTFGDIGILSFNGNKIITTSGGGALITKTKAEKEKAIFFATQSKDPAPYYQHSEIGYNYRMSTICASIGRGQMKVLNNHVVSRRAMHDFYLDLFENVEGITVFSVPNEDYYSNYWLTTILIDSEKNNTINRETIRLALEQENIESRPLWKPMHLQPIFKEYPYYGSNIAQSLFENGLCLPSGSNLTAMERAKIRRVVLKLYQR; from the coding sequence ATGAGTAATCCAAAAATTAGTCTTTCTTCTCCTCATATGGGAGGTGATGAACAAAAGTTTATTCAAGAGGCTTTTGATAATAATTGGATTGCACCTAATGGACCAGGAATTTTTTCGTTTGAAAATGATATTGAAAATTACTTAGAAAATGTAAATGTTACCGCTTTAAATTCAGGGACAGCCGCCATTCATTTAGGGCTAGTATTGTTGGGGGTGAAAAAAGGAGATGAAGTACTAGTTCAAACCCATACCCATGTTGCTTCGGTAAATCCAATTATTTATCAGGGAGCAACTCCTGTTTTTATAGATAGTGAAGTTGATACTTGGAATTTATGCCCTGTATTTTTAGAAAAAGCAATTACAGACAGAATAAGTAAAGGACAAAAACCAAAAGCAATTATAGCGGTTCATATCTATGGAATTCCGTATAAAATAGAAGCAATAAGAACTGTAGCAGATAAATATAATATTCCCATTTTAGAAGATTCTGCTGAAGCTTTAGGAAGCAGTTATAAAGGACAAAAGTGTGGCACTTTTGGAGATATTGGGATACTATCATTTAATGGCAATAAAATAATAACTACTTCAGGAGGCGGTGCACTTATTACCAAAACTAAAGCAGAAAAAGAAAAAGCAATTTTCTTTGCAACTCAATCAAAAGATCCTGCGCCCTATTATCAACATAGTGAGATAGGGTATAATTATAGAATGAGTACTATTTGTGCTAGCATTGGAAGAGGACAAATGAAAGTTCTAAATAATCATGTAGTTTCAAGAAGAGCCATGCATGATTTTTATTTAGATTTATTTGAGAATGTTGAAGGTATAACTGTTTTTTCTGTTCCCAATGAAGATTATTATTCGAATTATTGGTTGACGACTATTTTAATAGATTCAGAAAAAAACAATACTATAAATCGAGAAACAATAAGGCTTGCACTCGAACAGGAAAATATCGAATCTAGGCCATTATGGAAACCGATGCATTTGCAGCCTATTTTTAAAGAGTATCCATACTATGGTAGTAATATAGCTCAATCACTTTTTGAGAATGGGCTTTGTCTTCCGTCAGGTTCTAATCTAACAGCTATGGAACGAGCTAAAATTAGAAGAGTTGTTTTGAAGTTATATCAGAGATAA